In a single window of the Pongo abelii isolate AG06213 chromosome 1, NHGRI_mPonAbe1-v2.0_pri, whole genome shotgun sequence genome:
- the LOC129058720 gene encoding immunoglobulin superfamily DCC subclass member 3-like isoform X5 yields MEEGKVLMAHRSPRYEAAGLHTEEDVADVGIEVRPSPGTWLWGDSPGPALQVPKRRPHPLGLSRFHQHPESVEVERGGVARFQCLIQGVPEPSISWEHNGTALNTANHRVTLLPSGILHITSVSQADVGTYRCVARNVASTHHSQDAQLTLSVGPPRLLQEPEILSGPQNLTLTVHQTAVLECIATGHPWPLVSWSRLDGRSIGVEGIQVLGTENLMISDMSVQHSGVYVCATNRPGTRVWRTAQGVLLVQAPAALGFSTKVFNATSVQASWELPPQLGPIQGFKLFHRKLPAAHFEGPLLLASSVSSFLYTDLGEALNLLVPLKARLSQCDLAPGTELPGPEMPVPFTFPCSLQNQLPSMRSSCRRSMAMGMEIAVPALSHCVMCPRPLLMAQCPQSPRLGALAARVRAAHCLGLWWASMWAWLPSSFASSASSWAGDIASSANRSPRNAGQCLGLPRTELGAVKARLRVEGSQGRRLNSPPRVMLVPMTRLQKGWALVLHNSTLCTRHSSSCN; encoded by the exons atggAGGAAGGCAAAGTGCTCATGGCCCACAGAAGTCCTAGATATGAGGCTGCAGGGCTCCATACTGAAGAGGATGTGGCAGATGTGGGCATAGAGGTGCGGCCCAGCCCTGGGACTTGGTTGTGGGGGGATAGCCCAGGGCCAGCTCTGCAGGTGCCCAAGCGGCGCCCCCATCCTCTAGGTCTGTCCCGCTTCCACCAACATCCAGAATCCGTTGaggtggagcggggtggagttgCTCGCTTCCAGTGCCTGATCCAGGGGGTGCCTGAGCCATCCATTTCCTGGGAGCACAATGGCACAGCCCTGAATACTGCCAACCACCG GGTCACACTGCTGCCTAGTGGCATCCTCCACATCACCAGTGTGAGCCAGGCTGACGTGGGAACCTACCGCTGCGTGGCACGGAATGTGGCCAGTACCCACCACAGCCAGGATGCCCAGCTGACCCTGAGTG TGGGACCCCCGAGGCTGCTGCAGGAGCCAGAGATCCTGTCCGGGCCTCAGAACCTGACCCTCACAGTGCACCAGACGGCAGTGCTGGAGTGCATTGCCACCGGTCACCCTTGGCCGCTTGTCTCCTGGAGCCGCCTGG ATGGCCGCTCCATCGGCGTGGAGGGCATCCAAGTTCTGGGCACCGAGAATCTCATGATCTCCGACATGTCAGTCCAGCACTCAGGTGTCTATGTCTGCGCCACCAATCGGCCAGGCACCCGTGTCTGGCGCACAGCGCAGGGCGTCCTGCTCGTGCAGG CCCCTGCTGCCCTGGGCTTCTCCACCAAAGTGTTCAATGCCACCTCTGTGCAGGCGTCCTGGGAGCTGCCACCCCAGCTGGGGCCCATCCAAGGCTTCAAACTCTTTCACCGCAAGCTGCCTGCTGCCCATTTTGAGGGGCCTCTACTCCTGGCCAGCAGTGTCAGCTCCTTCCTCTACACAGACCTGGGTGAGGCTCTGAACCTTCTTGTGCCACTCAAGGCCCGCCTTTCTCAGTGTGATCTTGCCCCAGGTACTGAGCTTCCTGGCCCAGAAATGCCCGTTCCCTTCACATTCCCCTGCTCCCTGCAGAACCAGCTGCCCTCTATGAGATCAAGCTGCAGGCGTTCAATGGCAATGGGGATGGAAATAGCAGTGCCTGCTTTGTCTCATTGCGTGATGTGTCCCCGGCCACTCCTG ATGGCACAGTGTCCACAGAGTCCAAGACTGGGTGCTCTTGCAGCCAGGGTGAGAGCAGCCCACTGCCTGGGGTTGTGGTGGGCATCCATGTGGGCCTGGCTGCCCTCATCGTTTGcctcctctgcctcttcctgGGCTGGAGACATAG CCTCCTCTGCAAACAGGAGTCCCAGGAATGCTGGGCAGTGCCTCGGACTGCCTCGGACAGAGCTGGGCGCCGTCAAGGCCAGACTCAGAGTGGAGGGAAGCCAGGGGAGAAGACTGAACTCACCACCCAG AGTAATGCTAGTACCAATGACAAGACTCCAGAAAGGCTGGGCTCTGGTCCTCCACAATAGTACCCTCTGCACAAGGCACAGCAGCAGCTGTAACTAA
- the LOC129058720 gene encoding immunoglobulin superfamily DCC subclass member 3-like isoform X8, giving the protein MEEGKVLMAHRSPRYEAAGLHTEEDVADVGIEVRPSPGTWLWGDSPGPALQVPKRRPHPLGLSRFHQHPESVEVERGGVARFQCLIQGVPEPSISWEHNGTALNTANHRVTLLPSGILHITSVSQADVGTYRCVARNVASTHHSQDAQLTLSVGPPRLLQEPEILSGPQNLTLTVHQTAVLECIATGHPWPLVSWSRLDGRSIGVEGIQVLGTENLMISDMSVQHSGVYVCATNRPGTRVWRTAQGVLLVQEPSGPELQEAVSKGTSEHIFSNLEPATAYTIHLRAYSAEGASQDSAPIFASTTGSTPAALGFSTKVFNATSVQASWELPPQLGPIQGFKLFHRKLPAAHFEGPLLLASSVSSFLYTDLEPAALYEIKLQAFNGNGDGNSSACFVSLRDVSPATPASSANRSPRNAGQCLGLPRTELGAVKARLRVEGSQGRRLNSPPRVMLVPMTRLQKGWALVLHNSTLCTRHSSSCN; this is encoded by the exons atggAGGAAGGCAAAGTGCTCATGGCCCACAGAAGTCCTAGATATGAGGCTGCAGGGCTCCATACTGAAGAGGATGTGGCAGATGTGGGCATAGAGGTGCGGCCCAGCCCTGGGACTTGGTTGTGGGGGGATAGCCCAGGGCCAGCTCTGCAGGTGCCCAAGCGGCGCCCCCATCCTCTAGGTCTGTCCCGCTTCCACCAACATCCAGAATCCGTTGaggtggagcggggtggagttgCTCGCTTCCAGTGCCTGATCCAGGGGGTGCCTGAGCCATCCATTTCCTGGGAGCACAATGGCACAGCCCTGAATACTGCCAACCACCG GGTCACACTGCTGCCTAGTGGCATCCTCCACATCACCAGTGTGAGCCAGGCTGACGTGGGAACCTACCGCTGCGTGGCACGGAATGTGGCCAGTACCCACCACAGCCAGGATGCCCAGCTGACCCTGAGTG TGGGACCCCCGAGGCTGCTGCAGGAGCCAGAGATCCTGTCCGGGCCTCAGAACCTGACCCTCACAGTGCACCAGACGGCAGTGCTGGAGTGCATTGCCACCGGTCACCCTTGGCCGCTTGTCTCCTGGAGCCGCCTGG ATGGCCGCTCCATCGGCGTGGAGGGCATCCAAGTTCTGGGCACCGAGAATCTCATGATCTCCGACATGTCAGTCCAGCACTCAGGTGTCTATGTCTGCGCCACCAATCGGCCAGGCACCCGTGTCTGGCGCACAGCGCAGGGCGTCCTGCTCGTGCAGG AGCCATCTGGCCCGGAGCTCCAAGAGGCCGTAAGCAAAGGCACCTCTGAGCACATCTTCTCCAACCTGGAGCCTGCCACAGCCTATACCATCCATTTGCGGGCCTACTCAGCAGAGGGTGCCAGTCAGGACTCTGCTCCCATCTTTGCCTCCACCACGGGCAGCA CCCCTGCTGCCCTGGGCTTCTCCACCAAAGTGTTCAATGCCACCTCTGTGCAGGCGTCCTGGGAGCTGCCACCCCAGCTGGGGCCCATCCAAGGCTTCAAACTCTTTCACCGCAAGCTGCCTGCTGCCCATTTTGAGGGGCCTCTACTCCTGGCCAGCAGTGTCAGCTCCTTCCTCTACACAGACCTGG AACCAGCTGCCCTCTATGAGATCAAGCTGCAGGCGTTCAATGGCAATGGGGATGGAAATAGCAGTGCCTGCTTTGTCTCATTGCGTGATGTGTCCCCGGCCACTCCTG CCTCCTCTGCAAACAGGAGTCCCAGGAATGCTGGGCAGTGCCTCGGACTGCCTCGGACAGAGCTGGGCGCCGTCAAGGCCAGACTCAGAGTGGAGGGAAGCCAGGGGAGAAGACTGAACTCACCACCCAG AGTAATGCTAGTACCAATGACAAGACTCCAGAAAGGCTGGGCTCTGGTCCTCCACAATAGTACCCTCTGCACAAGGCACAGCAGCAGCTGTAACTAA
- the LOC129058720 gene encoding immunoglobulin superfamily DCC subclass member 3-like isoform X1 → MEEGKVLMAHRSPRYEAAGLHTEEDVADVGIEVRPSPGTWLWGDSPGPALQVPKRRPHPLGLSRFHQHPESVEVERGGVARFQCLIQGVPEPSISWEHNGTALNTANHRVTLLPSGILHITSVSQADVGTYRCVARNVASTHHSQDAQLTLSVGPPRLLQEPEILSGPQNLTLTVHQTAVLECIATGHPWPLVSWSRLDGRSIGVEGIQVLGTENLMISDMSVQHSGVYVCATNRPGTRVWRTAQGVLLVQEPSGPELQEAVSKGTSEHIFSNLEPATAYTIHLRAYSAEGASQDSAPIFASTTGSTPAALGFSTKVFNATSVQASWELPPQLGPIQGFKLFHRKLPAAHFEGPLLLASSVSSFLYTDLGEALNLLVPLKARLSQCDLAPGTELPGPEMPVPFTFPCSLQNQLPSMRSSCRRSMAMGMEIAVPALSHCVMCPRPLLMAQCPQSPRLGALAARVRAAHCLGLWWASMWAWLPSSFASSASSWAGDIASSANRSPRNAGQCLGLPRTELGAVKARLRVEGSQGRRLNSPPRVMLVPMTRLQKGWALVLHNSTLCTRHSSSCN, encoded by the exons atggAGGAAGGCAAAGTGCTCATGGCCCACAGAAGTCCTAGATATGAGGCTGCAGGGCTCCATACTGAAGAGGATGTGGCAGATGTGGGCATAGAGGTGCGGCCCAGCCCTGGGACTTGGTTGTGGGGGGATAGCCCAGGGCCAGCTCTGCAGGTGCCCAAGCGGCGCCCCCATCCTCTAGGTCTGTCCCGCTTCCACCAACATCCAGAATCCGTTGaggtggagcggggtggagttgCTCGCTTCCAGTGCCTGATCCAGGGGGTGCCTGAGCCATCCATTTCCTGGGAGCACAATGGCACAGCCCTGAATACTGCCAACCACCG GGTCACACTGCTGCCTAGTGGCATCCTCCACATCACCAGTGTGAGCCAGGCTGACGTGGGAACCTACCGCTGCGTGGCACGGAATGTGGCCAGTACCCACCACAGCCAGGATGCCCAGCTGACCCTGAGTG TGGGACCCCCGAGGCTGCTGCAGGAGCCAGAGATCCTGTCCGGGCCTCAGAACCTGACCCTCACAGTGCACCAGACGGCAGTGCTGGAGTGCATTGCCACCGGTCACCCTTGGCCGCTTGTCTCCTGGAGCCGCCTGG ATGGCCGCTCCATCGGCGTGGAGGGCATCCAAGTTCTGGGCACCGAGAATCTCATGATCTCCGACATGTCAGTCCAGCACTCAGGTGTCTATGTCTGCGCCACCAATCGGCCAGGCACCCGTGTCTGGCGCACAGCGCAGGGCGTCCTGCTCGTGCAGG AGCCATCTGGCCCGGAGCTCCAAGAGGCCGTAAGCAAAGGCACCTCTGAGCACATCTTCTCCAACCTGGAGCCTGCCACAGCCTATACCATCCATTTGCGGGCCTACTCAGCAGAGGGTGCCAGTCAGGACTCTGCTCCCATCTTTGCCTCCACCACGGGCAGCA CCCCTGCTGCCCTGGGCTTCTCCACCAAAGTGTTCAATGCCACCTCTGTGCAGGCGTCCTGGGAGCTGCCACCCCAGCTGGGGCCCATCCAAGGCTTCAAACTCTTTCACCGCAAGCTGCCTGCTGCCCATTTTGAGGGGCCTCTACTCCTGGCCAGCAGTGTCAGCTCCTTCCTCTACACAGACCTGGGTGAGGCTCTGAACCTTCTTGTGCCACTCAAGGCCCGCCTTTCTCAGTGTGATCTTGCCCCAGGTACTGAGCTTCCTGGCCCAGAAATGCCCGTTCCCTTCACATTCCCCTGCTCCCTGCAGAACCAGCTGCCCTCTATGAGATCAAGCTGCAGGCGTTCAATGGCAATGGGGATGGAAATAGCAGTGCCTGCTTTGTCTCATTGCGTGATGTGTCCCCGGCCACTCCTG ATGGCACAGTGTCCACAGAGTCCAAGACTGGGTGCTCTTGCAGCCAGGGTGAGAGCAGCCCACTGCCTGGGGTTGTGGTGGGCATCCATGTGGGCCTGGCTGCCCTCATCGTTTGcctcctctgcctcttcctgGGCTGGAGACATAG CCTCCTCTGCAAACAGGAGTCCCAGGAATGCTGGGCAGTGCCTCGGACTGCCTCGGACAGAGCTGGGCGCCGTCAAGGCCAGACTCAGAGTGGAGGGAAGCCAGGGGAGAAGACTGAACTCACCACCCAG AGTAATGCTAGTACCAATGACAAGACTCCAGAAAGGCTGGGCTCTGGTCCTCCACAATAGTACCCTCTGCACAAGGCACAGCAGCAGCTGTAACTAA
- the LOC129058720 gene encoding immunoglobulin superfamily DCC subclass member 3-like isoform X2, with the protein MPDGSLHLATLPSRRSLPSRAHEYHCVAQNRYGRLVSRRARVQLASLSRFHQHPESVEVERGGVARFQCLIQGVPEPSISWEHNGTALNTANHRVTLLPSGILHITSVSQADVGTYRCVARNVASTHHSQDAQLTLSVGPPRLLQEPEILSGPQNLTLTVHQTAVLECIATGHPWPLVSWSRLDGRSIGVEGIQVLGTENLMISDMSVQHSGVYVCATNRPGTRVWRTAQGVLLVQEPSGPELQEAVSKGTSEHIFSNLEPATAYTIHLRAYSAEGASQDSAPIFASTTGSTPAALGFSTKVFNATSVQASWELPPQLGPIQGFKLFHRKLPAAHFEGPLLLASSVSSFLYTDLGEALNLLVPLKARLSQCDLAPGTELPGPEMPVPFTFPCSLQNQLPSMRSSCRRSMAMGMEIAVPALSHCVMCPRPLLMAQCPQSPRLGALAARVRAAHCLGLWWASMWAWLPSSFASSASSWAGDIASSANRSPRNAGQCLGLPRTELGAVKARLRVEGSQGRRLNSPPRVMLVPMTRLQKGWALVLHNSTLCTRHSSSCN; encoded by the exons ATGCCAGATGGCTCCCTGCATCTGGCCACCCTGCCTTCCCGCCGGAGCCTCCCTTCCCGTGCCCACGAGTACCACTGTGTGGCCCAGAACCGCTACGGGCGGCTGGTGAGCCGACGGGCCCGGGTACAGCTGGCAA GTCTGTCCCGCTTCCACCAACATCCAGAATCCGTTGaggtggagcggggtggagttgCTCGCTTCCAGTGCCTGATCCAGGGGGTGCCTGAGCCATCCATTTCCTGGGAGCACAATGGCACAGCCCTGAATACTGCCAACCACCG GGTCACACTGCTGCCTAGTGGCATCCTCCACATCACCAGTGTGAGCCAGGCTGACGTGGGAACCTACCGCTGCGTGGCACGGAATGTGGCCAGTACCCACCACAGCCAGGATGCCCAGCTGACCCTGAGTG TGGGACCCCCGAGGCTGCTGCAGGAGCCAGAGATCCTGTCCGGGCCTCAGAACCTGACCCTCACAGTGCACCAGACGGCAGTGCTGGAGTGCATTGCCACCGGTCACCCTTGGCCGCTTGTCTCCTGGAGCCGCCTGG ATGGCCGCTCCATCGGCGTGGAGGGCATCCAAGTTCTGGGCACCGAGAATCTCATGATCTCCGACATGTCAGTCCAGCACTCAGGTGTCTATGTCTGCGCCACCAATCGGCCAGGCACCCGTGTCTGGCGCACAGCGCAGGGCGTCCTGCTCGTGCAGG AGCCATCTGGCCCGGAGCTCCAAGAGGCCGTAAGCAAAGGCACCTCTGAGCACATCTTCTCCAACCTGGAGCCTGCCACAGCCTATACCATCCATTTGCGGGCCTACTCAGCAGAGGGTGCCAGTCAGGACTCTGCTCCCATCTTTGCCTCCACCACGGGCAGCA CCCCTGCTGCCCTGGGCTTCTCCACCAAAGTGTTCAATGCCACCTCTGTGCAGGCGTCCTGGGAGCTGCCACCCCAGCTGGGGCCCATCCAAGGCTTCAAACTCTTTCACCGCAAGCTGCCTGCTGCCCATTTTGAGGGGCCTCTACTCCTGGCCAGCAGTGTCAGCTCCTTCCTCTACACAGACCTGGGTGAGGCTCTGAACCTTCTTGTGCCACTCAAGGCCCGCCTTTCTCAGTGTGATCTTGCCCCAGGTACTGAGCTTCCTGGCCCAGAAATGCCCGTTCCCTTCACATTCCCCTGCTCCCTGCAGAACCAGCTGCCCTCTATGAGATCAAGCTGCAGGCGTTCAATGGCAATGGGGATGGAAATAGCAGTGCCTGCTTTGTCTCATTGCGTGATGTGTCCCCGGCCACTCCTG ATGGCACAGTGTCCACAGAGTCCAAGACTGGGTGCTCTTGCAGCCAGGGTGAGAGCAGCCCACTGCCTGGGGTTGTGGTGGGCATCCATGTGGGCCTGGCTGCCCTCATCGTTTGcctcctctgcctcttcctgGGCTGGAGACATAG CCTCCTCTGCAAACAGGAGTCCCAGGAATGCTGGGCAGTGCCTCGGACTGCCTCGGACAGAGCTGGGCGCCGTCAAGGCCAGACTCAGAGTGGAGGGAAGCCAGGGGAGAAGACTGAACTCACCACCCAG AGTAATGCTAGTACCAATGACAAGACTCCAGAAAGGCTGGGCTCTGGTCCTCCACAATAGTACCCTCTGCACAAGGCACAGCAGCAGCTGTAACTAA
- the LOC129058720 gene encoding immunoglobulin superfamily DCC subclass member 3-like isoform X4, giving the protein MEEGKVLMAHRSPRYEAAGLHTEEDVADVGIEVRPSPGTWLWGDSPGPALQVPKRRPHPLGLSRFHQHPESVEVERGGVARFQCLIQGVPEPSISWEHNGTALNTANHRVTLLPSGILHITSVSQADVGTYRCVARNVASTHHSQDAQLTLSVGPPRLLQEPEILSGPQNLTLTVHQTAVLECIATGHPWPLVSWSRLDGRSIGVEGIQVLGTENLMISDMSVQHSGVYVCATNRPGTRVWRTAQGVLLVQEPSGPELQEAVSKGTSEHIFSNLEPATAYTIHLRAYSAEGASQDSAPIFASTTGSTPAALGFSTKVFNATSVQASWELPPQLGPIQGFKLFHRKLPAAHFEGPLLLASSVSSFLYTDLEPAALYEIKLQAFNGNGDGNSSACFVSLRDVSPATPDGTVSTESKTGCSCSQGESSPLPGVVVGIHVGLAALIVCLLCLFLGWRHSLLCKQESQECWAVPRTASDRAGRRQGQTQSGGKPGEKTELTTQSNASTNDKTPERLGSGPPQ; this is encoded by the exons atggAGGAAGGCAAAGTGCTCATGGCCCACAGAAGTCCTAGATATGAGGCTGCAGGGCTCCATACTGAAGAGGATGTGGCAGATGTGGGCATAGAGGTGCGGCCCAGCCCTGGGACTTGGTTGTGGGGGGATAGCCCAGGGCCAGCTCTGCAGGTGCCCAAGCGGCGCCCCCATCCTCTAGGTCTGTCCCGCTTCCACCAACATCCAGAATCCGTTGaggtggagcggggtggagttgCTCGCTTCCAGTGCCTGATCCAGGGGGTGCCTGAGCCATCCATTTCCTGGGAGCACAATGGCACAGCCCTGAATACTGCCAACCACCG GGTCACACTGCTGCCTAGTGGCATCCTCCACATCACCAGTGTGAGCCAGGCTGACGTGGGAACCTACCGCTGCGTGGCACGGAATGTGGCCAGTACCCACCACAGCCAGGATGCCCAGCTGACCCTGAGTG TGGGACCCCCGAGGCTGCTGCAGGAGCCAGAGATCCTGTCCGGGCCTCAGAACCTGACCCTCACAGTGCACCAGACGGCAGTGCTGGAGTGCATTGCCACCGGTCACCCTTGGCCGCTTGTCTCCTGGAGCCGCCTGG ATGGCCGCTCCATCGGCGTGGAGGGCATCCAAGTTCTGGGCACCGAGAATCTCATGATCTCCGACATGTCAGTCCAGCACTCAGGTGTCTATGTCTGCGCCACCAATCGGCCAGGCACCCGTGTCTGGCGCACAGCGCAGGGCGTCCTGCTCGTGCAGG AGCCATCTGGCCCGGAGCTCCAAGAGGCCGTAAGCAAAGGCACCTCTGAGCACATCTTCTCCAACCTGGAGCCTGCCACAGCCTATACCATCCATTTGCGGGCCTACTCAGCAGAGGGTGCCAGTCAGGACTCTGCTCCCATCTTTGCCTCCACCACGGGCAGCA CCCCTGCTGCCCTGGGCTTCTCCACCAAAGTGTTCAATGCCACCTCTGTGCAGGCGTCCTGGGAGCTGCCACCCCAGCTGGGGCCCATCCAAGGCTTCAAACTCTTTCACCGCAAGCTGCCTGCTGCCCATTTTGAGGGGCCTCTACTCCTGGCCAGCAGTGTCAGCTCCTTCCTCTACACAGACCTGG AACCAGCTGCCCTCTATGAGATCAAGCTGCAGGCGTTCAATGGCAATGGGGATGGAAATAGCAGTGCCTGCTTTGTCTCATTGCGTGATGTGTCCCCGGCCACTCCTG ATGGCACAGTGTCCACAGAGTCCAAGACTGGGTGCTCTTGCAGCCAGGGTGAGAGCAGCCCACTGCCTGGGGTTGTGGTGGGCATCCATGTGGGCCTGGCTGCCCTCATCGTTTGcctcctctgcctcttcctgGGCTGGAGACATAG CCTCCTCTGCAAACAGGAGTCCCAGGAATGCTGGGCAGTGCCTCGGACTGCCTCGGACAGAGCTGGGCGCCGTCAAGGCCAGACTCAGAGTGGAGGGAAGCCAGGGGAGAAGACTGAACTCACCACCCAG AGTAATGCTAGTACCAATGACAAGACTCCAGAAAGGCTGGGCTCTGGTCCTCCACAATAG
- the LOC129058720 gene encoding immunoglobulin superfamily DCC subclass member 3-like isoform X6 — translation MEEGKVLMAHRSPRYEAAGLHTEEDVADVGIEVRPSPGTWLWGDSPGPALQVPKRRPHPLGLSRFHQHPESVEVERGGVARFQCLIQGVPEPSISWEHNGTALNTANHRVTLLPSGILHITSVSQADVGTYRCVARNVASTHHSQDAQLTLSVGPPRLLQEPEILSGPQNLTLTVHQTAVLECIATGHPWPLVSWSRLDGRSIGVEGIQVLGTENLMISDMSVQHSGVYVCATNRPGTRVWRTAQGVLLVQEPSGPELQEAVSKGTSEHIFSNLEPATAYTIHLRAYSAEGASQDSAPIFASTTGSTPAALGFSTKVFNATSVQASWELPPQLGPIQGFKLFHRKLPAAHFEGPLLLASSVSSFLYTDLEPAALYEIKLQAFNGNGDGNSSACFVSLRDVSPATPDGTVSTESKTGCSCSQGESSPLPGVVVGIHVGLAALIVCLLCLFLGWRHSLLCKQESQECWAVPRTASDRAGRRQGQTQSGGKPGEKTELTTQVTVEQLALA, via the exons atggAGGAAGGCAAAGTGCTCATGGCCCACAGAAGTCCTAGATATGAGGCTGCAGGGCTCCATACTGAAGAGGATGTGGCAGATGTGGGCATAGAGGTGCGGCCCAGCCCTGGGACTTGGTTGTGGGGGGATAGCCCAGGGCCAGCTCTGCAGGTGCCCAAGCGGCGCCCCCATCCTCTAGGTCTGTCCCGCTTCCACCAACATCCAGAATCCGTTGaggtggagcggggtggagttgCTCGCTTCCAGTGCCTGATCCAGGGGGTGCCTGAGCCATCCATTTCCTGGGAGCACAATGGCACAGCCCTGAATACTGCCAACCACCG GGTCACACTGCTGCCTAGTGGCATCCTCCACATCACCAGTGTGAGCCAGGCTGACGTGGGAACCTACCGCTGCGTGGCACGGAATGTGGCCAGTACCCACCACAGCCAGGATGCCCAGCTGACCCTGAGTG TGGGACCCCCGAGGCTGCTGCAGGAGCCAGAGATCCTGTCCGGGCCTCAGAACCTGACCCTCACAGTGCACCAGACGGCAGTGCTGGAGTGCATTGCCACCGGTCACCCTTGGCCGCTTGTCTCCTGGAGCCGCCTGG ATGGCCGCTCCATCGGCGTGGAGGGCATCCAAGTTCTGGGCACCGAGAATCTCATGATCTCCGACATGTCAGTCCAGCACTCAGGTGTCTATGTCTGCGCCACCAATCGGCCAGGCACCCGTGTCTGGCGCACAGCGCAGGGCGTCCTGCTCGTGCAGG AGCCATCTGGCCCGGAGCTCCAAGAGGCCGTAAGCAAAGGCACCTCTGAGCACATCTTCTCCAACCTGGAGCCTGCCACAGCCTATACCATCCATTTGCGGGCCTACTCAGCAGAGGGTGCCAGTCAGGACTCTGCTCCCATCTTTGCCTCCACCACGGGCAGCA CCCCTGCTGCCCTGGGCTTCTCCACCAAAGTGTTCAATGCCACCTCTGTGCAGGCGTCCTGGGAGCTGCCACCCCAGCTGGGGCCCATCCAAGGCTTCAAACTCTTTCACCGCAAGCTGCCTGCTGCCCATTTTGAGGGGCCTCTACTCCTGGCCAGCAGTGTCAGCTCCTTCCTCTACACAGACCTGG AACCAGCTGCCCTCTATGAGATCAAGCTGCAGGCGTTCAATGGCAATGGGGATGGAAATAGCAGTGCCTGCTTTGTCTCATTGCGTGATGTGTCCCCGGCCACTCCTG ATGGCACAGTGTCCACAGAGTCCAAGACTGGGTGCTCTTGCAGCCAGGGTGAGAGCAGCCCACTGCCTGGGGTTGTGGTGGGCATCCATGTGGGCCTGGCTGCCCTCATCGTTTGcctcctctgcctcttcctgGGCTGGAGACATAG CCTCCTCTGCAAACAGGAGTCCCAGGAATGCTGGGCAGTGCCTCGGACTGCCTCGGACAGAGCTGGGCGCCGTCAAGGCCAGACTCAGAGTGGAGGGAAGCCAGGGGAGAAGACTGAACTCACCACCCAG GTGACTGTGGAACAGCTGGCCTTGGCCTAG